The Fusarium falciforme chromosome 7, complete sequence genome window below encodes:
- a CDS encoding FAD-binding-3 domain-containing protein: protein MPLNIVVIGAGLGGLAAALSVKQESPDHDVLVVESAPVLAEIGAGLQLTPNATRLLLRWGLKPSLEKLASSPEEFLIRRFDGRKSLGERKGFAAEMLDKYRSPYWDMHRADLQLAMFERAKSLGVRFQFGTLVKDVDLSIPQLITDKGDKITGDLVIAADGLWSNTRSKVLGRPSRPIPTGDLAYRIVLKSEDVEDQELLEFMQKPRVCLWAGPDCHAIYYPLRNNTMANIVLLVPDNLPDNVAKMPGDLSEMKEIFAKWDPLLQRFLTQVNKIEKWKLMHLDELERWYNNEATVVFLGDACHPMLPYMAQGAGSAIEDGAALGVLLSKAKSKEQLPDTLKAYQSLRVPRSTALQKGSMKQRHINHLPDGPEQEERDRLAESQLYDQRPGYPFYWIDPSAQDAVYGYDVIAELEKIGVKTTHHCKRQRQLDWSKG, encoded by the exons ATGCCTCTGaacatcgtcgtcatcggagCTGGGCTTGGTGGACTGGCCGCCGCCCTCTCCGTCAAGCAAGAGTCACCTGACCACGATGTCCTCGTCGTGGAGTCGGCTCCCGTACTAGCCGAG ATCGGCGCAGGCCTTCAGCTCACACCCAACGCGACACGCCTGCTTCTTCGATGGGGTCTCAAGCCTAgcctggagaagctggcgAGCAGTCCAGAGGAGTTCCTTATCCGCCGGTTCGATGGCCGCAAGTCTCTCGGCGAGCGAAAGGGTTTCGCCGCAGAGATGCTTGACAAGTATCGGTCTCCCTACTGGGATATGCACCGAGCCGATCTGCAACTCGCAATGTTTGAGCGGGCCAAGAGCCTCGGCGTCCGCTTCCAGTTCGGTACTCTGGTCAAGGACGTGGATCTTTCCATTCCCCAGTTGATAACCGACAAGGGCGACAAGATCACCGGAGATCTGGTGATAGCTGCAGATG GACTGTGGTCTAACACCCGATCCAAGGTTCTCGGTAGGCCTAGCCGTCCTATACCCACGGGCGACCTGGCGTACCGTATTGTCCTCAAAtccgaggatgtcgaggatcAGGAGCTGCTTGAATTTATGCAAAAGCCTCGAGTCTGCCTTTGGGCCGGCCCAGACTGCCATGCCATTTACTACCCTCTCAGGAACAACACTATGGCCAACATCGTCCTGCTGGTTCCAGACAACCTGCCAGACAATGTAGCAAAGATGCCAGGCGATCTTtccgagatgaaggagatatTCGCCAAGTGGGATCCGCT GCTGCAAAGGTTTCTAACTCAAGTCAATAAGATCGAGAAATGGAAGCTGATGCATC TTGACGAACTGGAGCGCTGGTATAACAACGAAGCAACAGTTGTATTCCTAGGCGATGCCTGTCATCCGATGCTGCCGTACATGGCACAAGGAGCTGGCTCTGCCATTGAGGACGGTGCCGCATTAGGGGTCCTTCTTTCTAAGGCAAAGAGCAAGGAGCAACTGCCTGATACTCTGAAGGCATATCAAAGTCTGAGAGTTCCTCGGAGCACTGCGCTGCAGAAGGGTAGTATGAAGCAG AGACATATCAACCACTTGCCCGATGGTCCAGagcaagaggagagagaccGACTTGCCGAATCTCAACTCTACGATCAGCGACCTGGATACCCATTCTATTG GATCGATCCAAGCGCACAAGACGCTGTATACGGATATGATGTCATTGCTGAG CTTGAGAAGATTGGGGTTAAGACGACTCATCACTGTAAGAGACAGCGACAGCTAGATTGGAGCAAGGGATAG